From the genome of Hathewaya histolytica, one region includes:
- a CDS encoding recombinase family protein, translating to MNSNMKQIKKYNSNLLSKKISKCVKMALKNKLEKGSTIASRPPYGYKFKYIHENGNEIVTLEPAGDITTITVKKIYKLYLKGYGCGKIATYLNDKGIPVPSSYIENFKKSKFGLWSKNTIKAILTNEKYCGIMVQYKWKRVEGNKIMLTSQKERVYSGEFEGIVSKEDFDSVQALMKSKSRCCNSKERTLHLFSSLLICHECKGSMCYRKNYDGYKCNNSQTGKARCTAHSVKEEELKELVLHKIKKFCKKHEKDADFYSMLYGVVKDEGNLKDQLEHIDEKLKKVNYKLEKLKLESDKGKISEYAYGHKYHELKHKRKKLIKKREKLESLECNIEKWDNINNSYLNKAKKLLDTKEFSREILEELVEKIVVKENKEKKEKKVKVYLKVE from the coding sequence GTGAATAGTAATATGAAACAAATAAAAAAGTATAATAGTAATCTTCTTTCAAAGAAGATTTCAAAGTGTGTAAAAATGGCTTTAAAAAATAAACTAGAAAAGGGTTCAACCATAGCAAGTAGACCACCTTATGGATATAAATTTAAATATATACATGAAAATGGAAATGAAATAGTTACATTAGAACCAGCAGGTGATATTACTACAATTACAGTAAAGAAAATATATAAATTATATTTGAAAGGTTATGGTTGCGGAAAGATTGCTACTTATTTAAATGATAAGGGTATACCAGTTCCTTCATCTTACATAGAAAATTTCAAAAAGAGTAAGTTTGGACTCTGGAGCAAAAATACTATAAAAGCTATTTTAACTAATGAAAAATATTGTGGGATTATGGTCCAATACAAGTGGAAAAGGGTTGAAGGCAATAAAATAATGCTTACCAGTCAAAAGGAAAGGGTTTACTCTGGAGAGTTTGAAGGAATAGTTTCAAAAGAAGATTTTGATTCTGTCCAAGCACTTATGAAGAGTAAGTCTAGATGTTGTAATAGCAAAGAGAGAACACTACATTTATTTTCATCCTTACTTATATGTCATGAATGTAAGGGCTCTATGTGTTATAGAAAAAACTATGATGGATATAAATGCAATAATAGTCAAACTGGGAAAGCTAGGTGTACAGCCCATTCTGTTAAGGAAGAGGAACTTAAAGAATTAGTATTACATAAGATTAAGAAGTTTTGTAAAAAGCATGAAAAAGATGCTGATTTTTATAGTATGCTATATGGGGTTGTAAAAGATGAGGGAAATCTAAAAGACCAACTAGAGCATATAGATGAAAAATTGAAGAAAGTTAATTACAAGCTAGAAAAGTTAAAGCTAGAGAGTGATAAAGGAAAAATCAGTGAATATGCATATGGCCATAAGTACCATGAATTAAAACATAAAAGAAAAAAGCTTATTAAAAAGAGGGAAAAACTAGAGTCTTTAGAATGTAATATTGAAAAATGGGATAATATAAATAATTCGTATTTAAATAAAGCTAAAAAACTCCTAGATACTAAGGAATT